The following are encoded in a window of Amblyraja radiata isolate CabotCenter1 chromosome 7, sAmbRad1.1.pri, whole genome shotgun sequence genomic DNA:
- the LOC116975510 gene encoding transcription factor 15-like: MKSTGNFQTCPSETLASDTEELESESENSQIDGIAKKKRKTYSTGINKQRQAANARERDRTHSVNTAFSALRNLIPTEPSDRKLSKIETLRLASSYISHLANVLLLGEDFLDGQPCLKYRAVRQSSTNDINTAAPRPICTFCLSNQRKMLREGEKHLPV; encoded by the exons ATGAAGTCTACAGGGAATTTTCAAACCTGTCCATCAGAAACCCTTGCTTCTGATACCGAGGAACTTGAGAGCGAGAGTGAGAACAGTCAGATTGATGGCATTGCAAAAAAGAAGAGAAAGACCTATTCAACTGGCATTAACAAACAACGGCAAGCAGCAAAcgcgagggagagggacagaaccCACAGTGTGAACACAGCATTTTCAGCTCTCAGGAATCTCATTCCAACCGAGCCATCAGACCGCAAACTATCGAAGATAGAGACCCTGCGCTTGGCTTCCAGTTATATTTCCCATCTggcgaatgtcctcctcctgggagAGGATTTTCTGGACGGGCAGCCCTGTTTAAAATATCGAGCGGTCAGGCAGAGCAGCACTAACGACATAAATACTGCAGCTCCCAGACCTATATGCACCTTCTGTCTTAGTAATCAGAGAAAAATG CTTAGAGAAGGAGAAAAACACCTCCCTGTCTGA